A DNA window from Planctomycetota bacterium contains the following coding sequences:
- a CDS encoding DUF58 domain-containing protein, with product MTAAEKYLRPDVARQISRLDLRAQFIVKGFLQGLHASPFQGFSVEFSEHRKYTPGDNPQDIDWLVYAKTDKYYVKKFEAETNITGYLVMDLSRSMAYTYRQQMNKFDYAICLAAALGYLMIHQQDPVGLITFDERIRNSLPPRSKRTQLANILSLLAKLQPTGKTEIAKSIIQIAAMLKHRSLVMIFSDLLADPEPVLRALHRLRHGGHDVILFHILDEAEVRFPFDGMVELEDPEANEKLTLDAAGYRHEYLEQIESFRDEYRRDCAQTGVDYVPLDTSMQFDRALMEYLISRRTRC from the coding sequence ATGACCGCGGCTGAGAAGTATTTACGCCCTGACGTTGCGCGGCAGATTTCGCGGCTTGATCTGCGCGCGCAGTTCATCGTCAAAGGCTTCTTGCAAGGTCTGCACGCCAGCCCGTTCCAGGGCTTTTCGGTCGAGTTCAGCGAGCACCGCAAGTACACCCCAGGGGACAATCCGCAAGACATCGACTGGCTGGTCTACGCCAAGACCGACAAGTACTACGTCAAAAAGTTCGAGGCCGAGACGAACATCACCGGCTACCTGGTGATGGACCTGAGCCGGTCAATGGCCTACACCTACCGGCAGCAGATGAACAAGTTCGACTACGCCATCTGCCTGGCCGCGGCCCTGGGCTACTTGATGATCCACCAGCAAGACCCGGTCGGCCTGATCACCTTCGACGAGCGAATTCGCAACAGTCTGCCCCCTCGGTCCAAGCGCACGCAGTTGGCCAATATCTTGTCGCTGCTGGCCAAGCTGCAACCGACCGGCAAGACCGAGATCGCCAAGTCGATCATCCAGATCGCCGCCATGCTCAAGCACCGCAGTCTGGTGATGATCTTCAGCGATCTGCTGGCCGACCCGGAACCGGTGCTGCGCGCGCTGCATCGACTGCGCCACGGCGGGCATGACGTGATCTTGTTCCACATTTTGGACGAAGCCGAGGTGCGGTTTCCGTTCGACGGCATGGTCGAGTTGGAAGACCCCGAGGCGAACGAGAAGCTGACGCTCGACGCCGCCGGCTACCGGCACGAATACCTGGAACAGATCGAGTCGTTCCGCGACGAGTATCGCCGCGACTGCGCCCAGACCGGCGTCGACTATGTGCCGCTGGACACCAGCATGCAATTCGACCGCGCGCTGATGGAATACCTAATCAGCCGCCGCACGCGGTGCTGA
- a CDS encoding type II toxin-antitoxin system RelE/ParE family toxin — protein sequence MSEASLWYDNQSVGLGARFLSTFGESLRQISLAPQRAPLLEGLPSSRGVRRIRLAPFPYLVVYAVANEQVTVVAVSHASRRPFYWLPRLKRGE from the coding sequence GTGAGCGAAGCGTCCCTTTGGTACGACAACCAGTCGGTCGGGTTGGGGGCCAGGTTTCTATCGACGTTCGGCGAGTCGCTGCGGCAGATCAGTCTTGCTCCGCAGCGCGCGCCCCTGCTGGAAGGGCTTCCCAGCTCTCGTGGCGTTCGCCGCATTCGCCTTGCACCGTTTCCGTATCTAGTGGTGTATGCGGTTGCAAATGAGCAAGTGACCGTTGTGGCGGTGAGTCACGCCAGCCGTCGGCCGTTTTATTGGCTGCCGCGATTGAAGCGGGGCGAATGA
- a CDS encoding DUF4159 domain-containing protein translates to MSSMAARLVLIGLLVIATTGRSARADIDAERVRKAIELGTTKLLAMQDQRSGTWQEHPGLPGGVTALCTLSLITAGVSVHDPQVQKSLTLLRSLRPRMTYTCSLQTLVLCAAEPQKDLLRIRENVQWLESQQIRENEKKGAWGYGNSQGTGDNSNTQFAMLALHEARRVGVPVSKQTWKLALAYWLRTQNLDGSWGYMEGAPGTGSMTCAGIAAVVIASEELAETSAEVHGDQIRCCGDAPDDTPVQRALQWLGSHFKVETNPGMARNWLLYYLYGVERVGRLTNQRFLGGHDWYREGANMLVEMQDRKGGLWVGPGTGEDSPSVATPLALLFLSKGRRPVLISKLKHEPSKDWNHHPNDLGNLTEYAETRWKRDMTWQVIDWPRASSDDLLQSPVVWLSGRDKLQLTDAQVASLRDYVDRGGFLFAEQCCGGKDFDQSFRALVKRMFPEVEHELRLLPPEHPIWTAEERVDSNYLKPLWGIDVGCRTAVAYCPEDLGCYWEVASPMRDEWLRGRPRAQVEAARSLGLNVLAYATNRELRGKLDEIAPPLASHDRDKVERAKIWVGKVRHAGGWNVAPAALPNLMNIVQREAGLRVRLDAEDLSLDDPALFQHHMLFMHGRHSFKFSEAERAKLRTYVARGGCILADSICSSPEFTNAMRQEMAAVFPDHPLERIPPAHPMFTKKYGGFDVRTVSLREAQPAAGGGPRKLITRDGPPDLEGIKIDGHYGVIFSPHDLSCSLERHESIECAGYARKDAAQIGLNVVMYSLYE, encoded by the coding sequence GTGAGTTCAATGGCCGCTCGACTGGTGCTGATCGGACTGCTTGTCATTGCCACCACGGGCCGCTCGGCCCGGGCCGATATCGACGCCGAGCGGGTCCGCAAGGCGATCGAGTTGGGAACGACCAAGCTGCTGGCCATGCAGGACCAGCGGAGCGGCACCTGGCAAGAGCACCCGGGCCTGCCCGGCGGGGTGACGGCGCTGTGTACCCTGTCGCTGATCACGGCGGGCGTCAGTGTACACGATCCGCAGGTGCAAAAATCGCTGACGCTGTTGCGCAGCCTGCGGCCGCGGATGACGTACACCTGTTCGCTCCAGACGCTCGTGCTCTGCGCGGCCGAGCCCCAGAAGGATCTGCTGCGGATTCGCGAGAACGTGCAATGGCTCGAAAGCCAGCAGATTCGCGAAAATGAAAAGAAGGGAGCCTGGGGTTACGGCAACAGCCAAGGGACCGGCGACAACTCGAACACCCAGTTCGCCATGCTCGCCTTGCACGAGGCGCGGCGCGTGGGCGTGCCCGTCAGCAAACAGACGTGGAAGCTGGCGCTGGCCTATTGGCTGCGAACCCAGAACTTGGACGGGTCGTGGGGATACATGGAAGGCGCGCCCGGCACGGGCAGCATGACCTGCGCCGGCATTGCGGCCGTGGTGATCGCGTCGGAAGAATTGGCCGAGACCAGCGCCGAGGTGCATGGCGACCAGATCCGTTGCTGTGGCGATGCGCCCGACGACACGCCGGTGCAGCGCGCGCTGCAATGGCTGGGCAGCCATTTCAAGGTCGAAACCAACCCGGGCATGGCGCGCAACTGGCTGCTCTATTACCTGTACGGCGTCGAGCGCGTCGGCCGGCTAACCAATCAACGCTTCCTGGGCGGCCACGATTGGTATCGCGAAGGGGCCAACATGCTGGTCGAAATGCAGGACCGCAAGGGGGGGCTGTGGGTCGGCCCCGGCACCGGCGAAGATAGTCCCAGCGTAGCCACGCCGCTGGCGCTGCTGTTTCTGTCGAAGGGCCGCCGGCCGGTGCTGATCAGCAAGCTGAAGCACGAGCCGAGCAAGGACTGGAACCATCATCCCAACGACTTGGGGAATCTGACCGAGTACGCCGAGACGCGCTGGAAGCGCGACATGACCTGGCAAGTGATCGATTGGCCCCGTGCGTCGAGCGACGACTTGCTGCAATCGCCGGTCGTCTGGTTGTCGGGGCGCGACAAGTTGCAACTGACCGATGCGCAAGTTGCGTCGCTGCGCGACTACGTCGATCGGGGTGGTTTTCTATTCGCCGAGCAATGCTGCGGCGGCAAGGACTTCGACCAGTCGTTCCGCGCGCTGGTCAAACGAATGTTCCCCGAGGTCGAACACGAACTGCGCTTGCTGCCGCCCGAGCATCCGATCTGGACGGCCGAAGAGCGAGTCGACTCGAATTATTTGAAGCCGCTGTGGGGGATCGACGTCGGTTGTCGCACGGCCGTGGCGTATTGTCCCGAGGATCTGGGGTGTTATTGGGAAGTGGCGTCGCCGATGCGCGACGAATGGCTCAGGGGACGTCCACGCGCGCAGGTCGAAGCGGCTCGGTCGCTGGGCTTGAACGTGCTGGCCTATGCCACCAATCGAGAGCTGCGCGGCAAGCTCGATGAAATCGCGCCGCCGCTGGCGAGCCACGATCGCGACAAAGTCGAGCGGGCCAAAATCTGGGTCGGCAAGGTGCGCCATGCTGGCGGGTGGAACGTGGCGCCGGCCGCGCTGCCGAACTTGATGAACATCGTCCAGCGCGAAGCGGGACTGCGGGTGCGGCTCGACGCCGAAGACCTGAGCCTGGATGACCCCGCGCTCTTCCAGCATCACATGCTGTTCATGCACGGTCGGCACAGCTTTAAGTTCAGCGAAGCCGAGCGCGCCAAGCTGCGGACCTATGTGGCCCGGGGCGGGTGCATTCTGGCCGATTCGATTTGCTCGAGCCCGGAGTTTACGAACGCGATGCGGCAAGAGATGGCGGCAGTCTTTCCCGATCATCCACTGGAACGGATTCCGCCGGCGCACCCGATGTTCACCAAGAAGTATGGCGGCTTCGACGTGCGGACGGTGAGCCTGCGCGAAGCGCAGCCGGCGGCCGGTGGTGGGCCGCGCAAGCTGATCACGCGCGATGGCCCGCCCGACCTGGAAGGGATCAAAATCGACGGGCACTATGGAGTGATCTTCTCGCCGCACGATCTAAGCTGCTCGCTCGAGCGCCACGAATCGATCGAGTGTGCTGGCTATGCGCGCAAGGATGCTGCGCAAATTGGGCTGAACGTGGTGATGTACTCGCTCTACGAGTGA
- a CDS encoding sigma-70 family RNA polymerase sigma factor, with amino-acid sequence MLAVRNDDATAFEELVLRYQNRLVTVLTHLVSDAELAEDLAQEVFLRIYRARKKYTPGSKFSTWLFTIANNVASNARRTLARRREVQMVAPAGVATTTTMPLEQIALAASGLMPARQVDKAELRAQVRQALNSLNERQRLAVLLNKFENMSYADIAETMELSPEAVKSLLSRARVQLREVLEPYLATGRQREAQ; translated from the coding sequence ATGCTCGCGGTGCGCAACGACGACGCCACGGCCTTCGAGGAACTGGTGTTGCGCTACCAGAATCGGCTGGTCACGGTGCTCACCCACCTGGTCAGCGACGCCGAGCTGGCCGAAGACCTGGCCCAGGAGGTCTTCTTGCGGATCTATCGCGCGCGAAAGAAGTACACGCCCGGCTCGAAGTTTTCGACCTGGCTGTTTACCATCGCCAACAACGTGGCCAGCAACGCGCGGCGGACGTTGGCCCGGCGGCGCGAAGTGCAAATGGTCGCGCCGGCCGGCGTGGCCACGACCACGACGATGCCGCTCGAGCAAATCGCCCTGGCCGCCAGCGGGCTGATGCCGGCGCGGCAGGTCGACAAGGCCGAGCTAAGGGCTCAGGTCCGCCAGGCGCTCAATTCATTGAATGAGCGCCAGCGATTGGCGGTGCTGTTGAACAAGTTCGAGAACATGAGCTACGCCGACATTGCCGAGACGATGGAGCTATCGCCCGAGGCGGTGAAGTCGTTGTTATCGCGCGCCCGCGTGCAGTTGCGCGAGGTGCTGGAACCCTACCTGGCAACCGGTCGGCAGCGTGAAGCCCAGTAA
- the rlmN gene encoding 23S rRNA (adenine(2503)-C(2))-methyltransferase RlmN gives MRPILDLSFDDLKAWLAERELPAYRAAQIRRWLYQSRAASFDDMSDLPRAVRDALKSEFTLWTSQIVTHKQAGDGTEKLLLEWHDKHRIECVLIREGERRTVCISTQVGCAMGCVFCASGLDGVARNLTTGEIIEQMLRLSRLLPAEERLSHVVVMGMGEPLANLNHLLPALKTICDPECFGISQRRVTVSTVGLPPALDRLAQEEAHYHLAVSLHAPNDELRNQLVPVNKNIGLAAVLAAADRYFEASGRRLTFEYVLLGGLNDRPQHAKQLVGLLSRRTAMLNVIPYNPVSGLPYQTPTARDQAAFLDILRRGGVNVQVRVRKGDQIDAACGQLRRSNVDVVTLAPLPSG, from the coding sequence AGCGCGAGCTGCCCGCGTATCGCGCCGCGCAAATCCGCCGCTGGCTCTACCAGTCCCGGGCCGCGTCGTTCGACGACATGTCCGACTTGCCGCGCGCGGTTCGTGACGCCTTGAAGTCCGAGTTCACCCTCTGGACCAGCCAGATCGTCACTCACAAGCAGGCCGGCGACGGGACCGAAAAGCTACTGCTCGAATGGCACGACAAGCACCGGATCGAGTGCGTCCTGATTCGCGAAGGGGAACGCCGCACGGTCTGCATCAGCACCCAAGTCGGCTGCGCGATGGGCTGTGTGTTTTGCGCCAGCGGCCTGGACGGCGTGGCCCGCAACCTGACCACCGGCGAGATCATCGAACAGATGTTGCGTCTGTCGCGGCTGCTGCCGGCTGAAGAGCGCTTGAGCCATGTCGTGGTGATGGGCATGGGTGAGCCGCTGGCCAATCTGAATCACTTGCTGCCGGCGCTGAAGACGATTTGCGATCCCGAATGCTTCGGCATCAGTCAGCGGCGGGTCACCGTCTCGACCGTCGGGCTGCCACCGGCCCTCGACCGGTTGGCCCAGGAAGAAGCCCACTACCACCTGGCCGTGTCGCTCCACGCGCCCAACGACGAGTTGCGCAATCAACTGGTGCCGGTCAACAAAAACATCGGGCTGGCCGCCGTGCTGGCCGCGGCCGATCGCTACTTCGAGGCCTCGGGGCGACGGCTGACGTTCGAGTACGTCCTGCTCGGCGGTCTGAACGATCGACCCCAGCACGCCAAGCAACTGGTCGGGCTGTTGTCCCGGCGGACGGCCATGCTGAACGTGATTCCTTATAACCCGGTCTCGGGCTTGCCCTACCAGACGCCGACCGCGCGCGACCAAGCCGCGTTTTTGGACATCCTGCGACGCGGCGGAGTTAACGTGCAAGTGCGTGTCCGCAAAGGAGATCAGATCGACGCCGCCTGTGGCCAATTGCGCCGCTCGAACGTCGACGTGGTGACGCTAGCACCGCTGCCGAGCGGTTAA
- a CDS encoding methionyl-tRNA formyltransferase, with translation MGTGPFAVPMFEALLASRHQVLLLVTKPRPAEHGRGGPPPNPMRAAGERHNIPIFDPESINTPEARDELAKHQPDVLVVADYGQILAPETLALARLGGVNLHGSLLPKYRGAAPINWAIYNGDAESGVTVIQMTPRVDAGPALAITSTPIEPDEDAVALEHRLSQLGAPLVVTALEQLAAGQSGAIPQDPALVSPARRLRKTDAAIDWQRTAQQLKDQVRAFEPWPRTLTFLHRAHGGAPLRLILGHVQIVASDAPQRAPGQVAHAGKQAASGETELLVQTGAGQLRIDSLQPAGKRMMNVAEFLRGHPIDVGDYFGPESPSATGGGAAGR, from the coding sequence ATGGGAACCGGCCCGTTCGCGGTCCCCATGTTCGAGGCGCTGCTCGCTTCGCGTCATCAAGTGTTGCTGCTGGTCACCAAGCCGCGCCCCGCGGAGCATGGCCGCGGCGGCCCGCCGCCGAATCCCATGCGCGCAGCCGGCGAGCGGCACAACATTCCGATCTTCGACCCCGAGTCGATCAACACACCCGAAGCGCGCGACGAGTTGGCCAAGCACCAGCCCGACGTCCTGGTCGTGGCCGACTACGGTCAAATCCTGGCCCCCGAGACACTGGCCCTGGCGCGGCTGGGGGGTGTGAACCTGCACGGGTCGCTGTTGCCCAAATATCGCGGCGCGGCGCCGATCAATTGGGCCATCTATAACGGCGACGCCGAAAGTGGCGTGACGGTAATTCAAATGACGCCGCGCGTCGACGCCGGGCCGGCGCTGGCGATCACAAGTACGCCGATCGAGCCCGATGAAGACGCCGTGGCTTTGGAACACCGCCTGTCGCAACTTGGCGCGCCGCTGGTGGTTACGGCGCTCGAACAACTAGCGGCGGGCCAATCGGGCGCTATTCCACAAGACCCGGCGTTGGTGTCACCGGCGCGCCGCTTGCGCAAGACCGACGCCGCGATCGACTGGCAACGCACGGCCCAGCAGCTCAAGGATCAGGTCCGCGCGTTCGAACCGTGGCCGCGCACGTTGACGTTCTTGCATCGCGCCCACGGCGGCGCGCCGCTGCGGCTGATCCTCGGTCACGTGCAAATCGTCGCGAGCGATGCCCCGCAACGAGCGCCGGGCCAGGTCGCCCACGCGGGTAAGCAAGCCGCGAGCGGCGAAACCGAATTGCTCGTGCAAACCGGCGCTGGGCAGTTGCGAATCGATTCGCTGCAACCTGCCGGCAAACGGATGATGAACGTCGCCGAGTTCCTTCGCGGCCATCCGATCGACGTCGGCGATTACTTCGGCCCCGAGTCGCCGTCGGCAACTGGCGGCGGCGCGGCAGGACGCTGA
- a CDS encoding MoxR family ATPase yields the protein MLREFSQHRRLMQEELQKVIVGQNEVIEQLFAAIFTRGHCLLEGVPGLAKTLMVSTLAKILDVQFKRIQFTPDLMPSDITGTNVLEEDEHGRRNFRFVEGPIFTNILLADEINRTPPKTQAALLQAMQEREISVGQQTYTLPEPFFTIATQNPIEQEGTYPLPEAQLDRFMFNIKVGYPTASEEEQILAATTRGERPEVRKVLSGRAILNLQKLVNSVAVSEYIIKYVSRLVRATRPKDPSAPKFVQELVDWGGGPRAGQFLIHGGKALAAMDGRFSVAIEDIQRVAVPVLRHRISTNFQAQAEGMSSEEVIQRLIKEIPVPEIPKFE from the coding sequence GTGCTGCGCGAGTTCAGCCAACACCGGCGGCTCATGCAGGAGGAATTGCAAAAGGTCATCGTCGGCCAGAACGAGGTGATCGAGCAACTGTTCGCGGCTATCTTTACCCGCGGGCACTGCCTGCTCGAAGGGGTGCCGGGGCTGGCCAAGACGTTGATGGTGAGCACGCTGGCCAAGATTCTGGACGTGCAGTTCAAGCGCATTCAGTTCACGCCCGACCTGATGCCGTCGGACATCACCGGGACCAACGTGCTGGAAGAAGACGAGCACGGCCGGCGGAACTTCCGCTTTGTCGAAGGGCCGATCTTCACCAACATTCTGTTGGCCGACGAAATCAACCGCACGCCGCCCAAGACGCAGGCCGCGCTGTTGCAGGCGATGCAGGAGCGCGAAATCTCGGTCGGGCAGCAGACCTACACCCTGCCCGAGCCGTTCTTCACGATCGCCACCCAGAACCCGATCGAGCAGGAAGGAACCTACCCGCTGCCCGAGGCGCAGCTCGACCGGTTCATGTTCAACATCAAGGTCGGCTACCCGACCGCCAGCGAAGAGGAACAGATTCTCGCCGCGACCACGCGCGGCGAGCGCCCCGAGGTGCGCAAGGTGTTGTCGGGGCGCGCGATCCTGAATCTGCAAAAGCTGGTCAACTCGGTAGCGGTCAGCGAGTACATCATCAAGTACGTGTCGCGGCTGGTCCGGGCCACGCGCCCCAAGGACCCCAGCGCGCCGAAATTTGTGCAAGAGCTGGTCGATTGGGGAGGGGGTCCGCGCGCCGGGCAGTTCTTGATTCACGGCGGCAAGGCGCTGGCCGCGATGGATGGCCGCTTTTCGGTGGCCATCGAAGACATCCAGCGCGTGGCGGTCCCGGTGCTGCGACACCGCATCAGCACGAACTTCCAGGCCCAGGCCGAAGGGATGAGCAGCGAAGAAGTGATCCAACGGCTGATCAAGGAAATCCCCGTGCCGGAAATTCCGAAGTTCGAGTGA
- the def gene encoding peptide deformylase: MPLRIITYPHPTLRRKALPLRRVDAELRGMVAEMFELMYKHKGCGLAATQVDLPYRLFIVNESGDPGLKDEEFVILNPVLSKHKGSEEDEEGCLSLPGLYAQVRRPAQVSLEAFDLAGKPIRLEAKGRFARVLQHENDHLDGVLFIDRLSPTQLLASKDQIAEFETEFAQRRERGEIPGDAQIAARIAELEAQRS; encoded by the coding sequence GTGCCGCTGCGCATTATCACCTACCCGCACCCTACGCTTCGTCGCAAGGCGCTCCCGCTGCGCCGCGTCGATGCCGAGCTGCGCGGCATGGTCGCCGAGATGTTCGAGCTGATGTACAAGCACAAGGGGTGCGGGCTCGCCGCCACGCAAGTCGATTTGCCCTATCGGCTGTTCATCGTCAACGAGTCGGGGGATCCGGGCTTGAAGGACGAGGAGTTCGTCATTTTGAATCCGGTCCTCAGCAAGCACAAAGGCTCCGAAGAAGACGAAGAAGGTTGCTTGAGCCTGCCGGGCCTTTACGCCCAGGTGCGGCGGCCGGCCCAGGTGTCGCTCGAAGCGTTCGATCTTGCCGGCAAGCCGATCCGGCTGGAAGCCAAGGGGCGCTTCGCCCGGGTGTTGCAACACGAGAACGATCACCTGGATGGGGTGCTGTTCATCGATCGGCTCAGTCCGACCCAGTTGCTGGCGTCGAAGGATCAGATTGCCGAGTTCGAAACCGAGTTCGCCCAGCGGCGCGAGCGGGGCGAGATTCCCGGCGACGCGCAAATCGCCGCTCGCATCGCCGAACTCGAAGCCCAGCGCAGCTAA
- a CDS encoding addiction module protein produces MMSREQIAQQALALNAEDRMYVADVLEQSLSNDGFATPEIAAAWSAEIERRLAEYERGEVKGLDADEVLVRLHERLAAFRKQQASS; encoded by the coding sequence ATGATGTCGCGAGAACAAATCGCTCAACAGGCATTGGCGCTGAATGCCGAAGACCGCATGTACGTTGCCGACGTGTTGGAGCAGAGCCTGTCGAACGACGGTTTTGCCACCCCTGAAATCGCTGCGGCGTGGTCAGCGGAGATCGAGCGACGGCTGGCGGAGTATGAGCGCGGCGAGGTCAAAGGCTTGGATGCCGATGAGGTTCTAGTTCGCTTGCACGAGCGATTGGCCGCCTTCCGCAAGCAGCAGGCGTCCTCGTGA